The following nucleotide sequence is from Streptomyces rubradiris.
GATACTGGCCGGACTCACCGCAGAACTGCCCGACCCCGCCTACACCAGCGAAGACACAGCAGCCTGTGAAAACTGGCTCGCAGACGGCTTCGCCGTCCTCGACCGCCACTCCCTGCCCGAAAGCTACCAAAACTACATGGACCCCGCCCTGGAAGACTGGCGGACCGCCTACTACGCCGAAAACTACCCCCGCCTGGCACGCATCAAGCACGCCTACGACCCGCACGGCTTCTTCCGCTTCCCCCGCAGCATCAGCTGACGAACAACCCCACCCCGACAGCGACGACAGCAACGGCAGCAACGACAGCGACGACAGCGACGACAGCGACGACAGCGACGACAGCGACGACAGCGACGACAGCGACGACAGCGAGAACGACCGACGCCACGACACGTGACCGGCGGCGTTGCCCGGCGGACCGCCCGGCACCGCGCAACGCACCGCCGGACCGCCCTCGGCCCCGGCCGCTCAGCCCGCGTCGCAGTGCTTCGCCGTGCCACAGGCCGCCACGTCCAAAGCGCTCGTGACCCAGTCGGCGAACGGCTTACCGGCGAGCTCGGCGGCAGCCTGCCAGCGCGTCAGCGCTTCACTCTCCACCTGAACCAGCGGCAACCGGGCAAGACCCCGGCGCTCCGCCGAGCCCCGGTGGGCACGCACCCTGCGCCGCAACTCTGTCTTCGACCAGCCGTTGTCATGCGCCCGCGCCAGCCAGACGTCCTGATCACCCGGTCGCAGCGCGGCCACCTCGGCGTGGTGCTGGAAACTCAGCTGAGGGTGACGGCGCGAGACATCGAACTTCCGCGCCACCCACGCATAGTTACGCAGCGTCTGATAATCCAGGCCGGCCGCCTCCACCGCCTGGCGGTACCGGTCACCGTACTTGTCCTGCCCATACACCAGCCAGTCCCCAAGACACCAGGCGAAGGAGTCGGCCGTCTGGAAAAGCTTCCGGCCGGCCGCCTGCCATGTCTCGAACGGCAGCGCCGCCGGCAGGCGCAATCCCACCCGGGTGGTGAGGATCTGGCCCTTGTGACCAGCCCGCGCCCGGGCCGGCACCGGCCCGGCCACAGCCACGCCGGCCGCGTTCTGACCGCCGCCTCCAGCGTCGATAAGCGGAAGCCCCGCCCGGCGAGGAGCAGAACGCGCCATGGCATGACGCCCCCCGCGCACGATGTCTGTCGCTTGCATGCCTGCAGTCACCGATCATGTCCGTCCGTCGTCCCCTGTCCGTCGGCCGGGCCGCGGCCACACAGGCCGCGCGCGGCCGTGCCACCAGCATGAAGGGACCACAAAGCCCAACACCAGTGTTGACCTGTTGACTCCTGAAAGGAAACACCCAACCACCCCGAACCCGCACCAGGCACACCACAAAGGCCACACCCGGCCCAGCCCCACAGCCACGCCCCTACCACCGCACCAGACCATACGCACCCAACAGCCTCAAAGCCGCCTCCGCGTCACACACCGCCGCCTGCACAACCCGGTCCAGCAGACGATGACGCAGCCTCAAAGACAACGGCAAATGCCGCAAAGTGACAGAAAACCGGGGAATATAAGCATGCGTCCGGGCAAAAATCCGGTCCCTCAAACGCCAGGCCCGATGATGGAACCGGTACCCGGAAACCGTGCCCCCCGCACCGAGGAACTCACGCAGGACCAACGCCTCCAAAGCCGCAACAGTCGCAGCCCGCGAACCGACCAGATCCCCGTGGACACAACCCAAACCCA
It contains:
- a CDS encoding LmbU family transcriptional regulator — translated: MQATDIVRGGRHAMARSAPRRAGLPLIDAGGGGQNAAGVAVAGPVPARARAGHKGQILTTRVGLRLPAALPFETWQAAGRKLFQTADSFAWCLGDWLVYGQDKYGDRYRQAVEAAGLDYQTLRNYAWVARKFDVSRRHPQLSFQHHAEVAALRPGDQDVWLARAHDNGWSKTELRRRVRAHRGSAERRGLARLPLVQVESEALTRWQAAAELAGKPFADWVTSALDVAACGTAKHCDAG